The DNA region TCTTTCTGTGCCAGCAAATTGGTGCGGCCATTGTCCAGCAAAATCACATACATTTCCTCAGGCCCATCTGTTTCATCACCACGTTTAGGGCCACTTAAAATGGTATTGTAAACGGTTAAGTTTTGGCCTGTACCATGACTGGCAAGTAAGGGCCAGAAGAGGTCGAGGTCGGCCATAGAAGGGATGACCTTTTCAATGCCTACTATCGCGATGTGTATTTTTGGAAAAGTAGTACACAACCGGGCATTTCCTTCATTTTCGGTTAAGGCAATGCTTCCTGTATCCGCAATCAGGAAATTCCCTCCGCTAATACCGATATCTGCACTCAGGTATTTCTCCCTTAAAAGCTCCCGGGCTTTATGGGTCAGCTGCTCGGGTGTATAATCCAGAGGAGTTCCAAATTTTTCATGGAACAGTTTTGCAATATCCTCTTTACTGAGGTGCATGGCGGGTGTTACAATGTGGTAGGGGTGTTGCCCAAGAAGTTGAACGATGTACTCTCCAAGGTCGCTTTCCAGCGATTCTATTCCATGTTCTCCAAGAAATTCATTAAGGTGAATTTCCTCGGTGGTCATGGATTTTGACTTAATGACCGTTTTGCCCCCGCTCTTATTAATGATGTTGAGGATTTCTTTTTGAGCTTCCTGTGCATCTGTTGCCCAAATGACTTTCCCTCCGCGACGCTGAAAGTTGGATTCAAACTCGGGCAGATATTTATCCAGGTTCTCCATCACGCGCCATTTGATGACATGAGCTTTCTTCTTGGAGTTTTCCAGATTTTCGAACTTGGATAGTCCACGCTCTACAGCAGTGTTGTACCTGCCAATATTGAAGTTAATTGTTTTGCGATGTCCTAAATCAAAGGCTTTTTCATCCGCCTTCACCAAAAATTCCTCAGATACCTTCATATCTTTCAAATATAAAAATAAATCACATTAAGCATTTGTTATGCCAGAGATATATGGCATAAAAAAAGCCTGCCGGCTAAGGACAGGTTTTCTGTAATTTATTTTTTTCGGGTGCCGTCTTCGTTCTTATCAACTACAGGACGCTTCAATCCATTTGCGAGTTCCCAGGCTGTGAAGTAGACCAGTTTTGATCTTTTGGCCAGCATCGGGAAATCGATCTTGCTGATCTCATCTCCAGGCTGGTGATAATCTTCATGGACACCGTTAAAATAGAAGATAACGGGGATGCCATGCTTGGCAAAGTTGTAATGATCTGAACGGTAGTAAAAGCGGTTGGGGTCTGTACGGTTGTTGTACCGTTCATCGAGATTCATTTTTACATAATCCTTGTTCGCTTTTTTACCTATGCGATCCAGGTCGGTACTCAGCATGTCCGAGCCGATGATGTAGACAAAATTGTTGTCAGATGCGTGGTCTTTGTCGCCCCGCCCAATCATGTCAATATTTAAATTGGTGATGGTATTGGCCAGCGGAAATACAGGATATTCAGAATACCACTCAGAGCCAAGCAAGCCTTTCTCTTCACCTGTAACGGTCATAAACAATATGCTCCTCTTAGGTCCCTTGCCAGCTTTTTTTGCTTTGGCAAAAGCTTCGGCAATCATAAGAACGCCTGTTGTTCCTGAGCCATCATCGTCTGCCCCATTGTTGATCTTATCGTCACCTTTGGCATTTGCATCGATGCCTATGTGGTCGTAATGTGCTGTGATTACCAGTACCTCTTTCTTTAATTTAGGATCAGAGCCCTCGAGAAAGCCCAGCACATTTTCGGCCCTTACTTTTGTTTCAGTTTTTTGTGCACTGGCTGTAACAGCTACCTTTAGTTCCTGCGAAGCGGGTTTGCCGCTTTCAGCTATTTTCTTTTTTATCGCTTCAACATTGGTCTTTGCCACTTTAAACAATTGGTTAGCAATGGCTGTCCCAATATAAACCACTGGTGTGCCTTGTGGGCTGTTCATGCGTTCAACGTTTTCTTTGGTTTTCATGATCATTTGTCTCGACTGCAGATAACTTTTTAAGTTATCTGGCATATTGTCGACCATAGGATCTATAACCAGTACTGCTTTCGCTTTATTGTCCGACAGGTATTTGATTTTGCTGTTAATATTTCCCCCTGCGTTTTTTGCGGCTGAACCTGCCGGATCACCTGATTTAAAGATCATGACTACCTTACCGGCAACATTCTGGCTTTCAAAATCATTATAACCTTCTTTATTCAATCCATAACCGGCAAACAGCACTTGTCCGCAATTAAAGGCAAAGCCATTTGCAGACACCGACGATGGCATGATATAAAAATCTTTTAAAGGTTCTACTGGCTGCCCTTCTACTGTTAAAATCTGAGCCATCCCAAAAGTAACCATATCAACCGGCTGAAAATAATCTCCGTTTACCGGACCCTTTAAACCCAGGGTTTTAAAATGTTCGCGAATGTAATCTGCGGCCATCCATCCCCCCTTGGTACCGGTTTCACGGCCTTCGTACGCATCTGAGGCCAGTATGGAGAGGTGCTTATAGGCATTGTCTTTATTGATCGTTTGACTAAACCTTATGGCATCTTTATTTTGCGCAATGGCAGTGCAGCCCATTAATAAGACAAGTGCAGTATAAATTAAGTGCTTTTTCATGATCTTTTGTTTTAGCATGACATTTTGTTCACTCTTGTGGCATGTCTTCCACCCTCAAAAGCTGTATTCAAAAAGGTAGCGACCATTTCTTTGGCCAGTTCTTCAGAAACGAAACGGGCAGGTACACAAATGATGTTCGCATTGTTGTGTTGTCTTGCCAGTTCAGCAATTTCTTTTTGCCAGCAGATGGCTGCGCGGATCTGCTGATGTTTATTGGCCGTGATGGCAACTCCGTTGGCGCTACCACAGACCAATATCCCAAAGGTAAATGCCCCACTTTCTACTGCTTCTGCTACCGGGTGAGCAAAATCAGGATAATCAACAGAGTCGGCCGAATAAGTGCCAAAATCTTTCAACTCATGTCCATTTAAGAATGATTTTATGAGTTCTTTATATTCAAAACCGGCATGATCTGCGCCAATAGCAATTTTAAATTTTGTATCTGCTGACATTTCTGTTATTTATATTTGGTTGATAAATGTTTACGATTTCTTTATTTTGGCTACACCGTATAGCTCTTTGTTTCTTTTTCGTTCAATATTTGCTGAAATAAATATACTCAGTTCATAGAGAATAAATAATGGCAATGCGACTACAAGCATGGTCAGGATATCTGGCGTAGGGGTTACAACAGCTGCAATTATCAGAATAACCACTGCTGCGTACCTTCTGGTAGAACGCATAAATGCAGGTGTCATAATTCCGAATTTAGATAAGATATAAATGACTACCGGAAGCTGGAAAATGATTCCTGAACCAATGGTAAGTGTGGCTACTGAAGAAAGATAAGAGGAGATGGTAAAGGTATTTTCTATGTCAGGGCTTACCGTGAAATTTGTCAGAAAGTTAACAGACAACGGGCACACAATGTAGTATCCAAACAGGATGCCAATAAAGAACAAAATAGAGGCAAAGGTTACAAAACTGCTGGCAGATTTGCGCTCATTTGCATGCAATGCAGGTTTAACGAAGAGCCAGAGCTCGAAAAGTATGTATGGAATGCCCAAGGCTATACCGACCATTACGCAGGCATTGATCTGCAGGGTAAATTGCCCGGCCATTTCTGTATTGATGATCTTGGCATCGATATGGGTAATACAAAAATCAGAACCAACAAGGCTTGGCCATGCTTCGGCCATTTTGCACATCATTCTATAGGTCCAGAAATTGGGGTTCTTTGGCCCCATGATCAACTCATTGAATATAAAGTCTGAAAACCAAAATGCTCCGGCGGTGAGTATAACCACAACCAATAATGCACGGAGTAAATGCTTCCTGAGTACATCAATATGGTCAAAGAAAGACATCTCAGCCTCTAAAGTTTTTCCTTTTTCTTTTATGGCCCCAATCAGGTCGCGCTTTTTATTTTCGCTCATGTGTGTTATTTGTAAAACAAAAATACCATTCTTTTATTTAGAATGGTATTTACGGTTAAAATCTGACAAATAGTTTTTTCAACTGTATAACTTATATTTTATCAGTGAGTTTATCCTTCTGAAAACTCGAAAGTTTCCATAAATTTAGTCGTAAAGTTACCGGCCCTAAAGTTAGGATCTTTCATTAATTTCAGGTGAAATGGTATCGTAGTTTTTACACCTTCTATCACAAATTCACTTAGTGCGCGTTCCATAGTACTAATGGCTTCCTCGCGGGTTTGCGCAACACAGATCAATTTGGCGATCATCGAATCGTAATTTGGAGGAATCTGATAACCCGCATAAACATGTGTATCTACCCTTACACCATGACCGCCCGGTGAGTGGAAATTGGTAATTTTACCTGGAGAAGGCCTGAAATTGTTGAAAGGATCTTCTGCATTTATCCTGCATTCAATGGCATGCATATCCGGCATGTAGTTTTTTCCGGAGATCGGAACACCCGAAGCAACTTTTATCTGCTCTTTGATCAGATCGTAGTTGATCACTTCTTCGGTTACCGGATGCTCTACCTGGATACGGGTATTCATTTCCATGAAATAGAAGTTGCGGTGCTTGTCGACCAGGAACTCTATGGTGCCTGCCCCTTCATACTGTACGGCAATAGCTCCTTTTATGGCCGCTTCCCCCATTTTTTCACGAAGTTCAGGAGTCATAAACGGCGATGGTGCCTCTTCTACCAATTTCTGGTGCCTGCGCTGAATAGAACAATCGCGCTCAGATAAGTGACAGGCTTTACCATACTGGTCACCAATAATCTGTATCTCGATGTGGCGCGGGTCTTCAATGTATTTTTCCAGGTAAAGGCCATCGTTGCCGAAGGCAGCACCTGATTCTTGCCTGGCACTATCCCAGGCATTTTCAAAATCTTCATCTTTCCAAACCACACGCATCCCGCGGCCACCGCCACCAGCGGTTGCTTTTAGAATTACCGGATAGCCTATTTCATTTGCAAGTCTGATCCCTTCTTTTACGTTTTCAAGCAATCCCTCTGATCCTGGGATGGTAGGTACGCCTGCCAGCTTCATGGTTTCTTTGGCTGATGCTTTATCACCCATTGAATTGATCTGCTCTGGAGTTGCACCGATAAACTTGATCCCATAATCGCGGCAAACGGAAGAAAACTTAGCATTTTCAGATAAAAAACCGTAACCTGGGTGTATGGCATCAGCATTGGTCAGTTCAGCAGCAGAGATGATATTTGGAATGCTCAGGTAAGAGTCCTTACTTGGGGGAGGGCCAATACAAACAGCTTCATCAGCAAAGCGCACATGTAAACTCTCCCTATCGGCAGTAGAATACACAGCTACGGTTTTGATGCCCATTTCTTTACAGGTACGAATAATACGCAAGGCAATCTCGCCCCTGTTGGCAATTAGTATTTTTTTAAACATATACTTCCTTCCGATTAAATCGGTTCTACTAAAAATAAAGGTTGATCGTATTCCACAGGAGATGCGTTTTCAACAAGAACTTTTACGATTCTT from Pedobacter africanus includes:
- a CDS encoding LutB/LldF family L-lactate oxidation iron-sulfur protein; amino-acid sequence: MKVSEEFLVKADEKAFDLGHRKTINFNIGRYNTAVERGLSKFENLENSKKKAHVIKWRVMENLDKYLPEFESNFQRRGGKVIWATDAQEAQKEILNIINKSGGKTVIKSKSMTTEEIHLNEFLGEHGIESLESDLGEYIVQLLGQHPYHIVTPAMHLSKEDIAKLFHEKFGTPLDYTPEQLTHKARELLREKYLSADIGISGGNFLIADTGSIALTENEGNARLCTTFPKIHIAIVGIEKVIPSMADLDLFWPLLASHGTGQNLTVYNTILSGPKRGDETDGPEEMYVILLDNGRTNLLAQKEQRQGLYCIRCGACLNACPVYKNIGGHTYNTTYSGPIGSIITPHLKGMKEFKHLSYASSLCGKCSEVCPVKIDIHKMLLLNRRDAARQHENTKTEEIGWKIWKIGMLKRKRMDGFSGKIKNFFLKFMFKKIWGKYRNMPEVAPKSFAKLWEERNKDTKNL
- a CDS encoding M28 family peptidase, whose protein sequence is MKKHLIYTALVLLMGCTAIAQNKDAIRFSQTINKDNAYKHLSILASDAYEGRETGTKGGWMAADYIREHFKTLGLKGPVNGDYFQPVDMVTFGMAQILTVEGQPVEPLKDFYIMPSSVSANGFAFNCGQVLFAGYGLNKEGYNDFESQNVAGKVVMIFKSGDPAGSAAKNAGGNINSKIKYLSDNKAKAVLVIDPMVDNMPDNLKSYLQSRQMIMKTKENVERMNSPQGTPVVYIGTAIANQLFKVAKTNVEAIKKKIAESGKPASQELKVAVTASAQKTETKVRAENVLGFLEGSDPKLKKEVLVITAHYDHIGIDANAKGDDKINNGADDDGSGTTGVLMIAEAFAKAKKAGKGPKRSILFMTVTGEEKGLLGSEWYSEYPVFPLANTITNLNIDMIGRGDKDHASDNNFVYIIGSDMLSTDLDRIGKKANKDYVKMNLDERYNNRTDPNRFYYRSDHYNFAKHGIPVIFYFNGVHEDYHQPGDEISKIDFPMLAKRSKLVYFTAWELANGLKRPVVDKNEDGTRKK
- the rpiB gene encoding ribose 5-phosphate isomerase B, giving the protein MSADTKFKIAIGADHAGFEYKELIKSFLNGHELKDFGTYSADSVDYPDFAHPVAEAVESGAFTFGILVCGSANGVAITANKHQQIRAAICWQKEIAELARQHNNANIICVPARFVSEELAKEMVATFLNTAFEGGRHATRVNKMSC
- the tatC gene encoding twin-arginine translocase subunit TatC; protein product: MSENKKRDLIGAIKEKGKTLEAEMSFFDHIDVLRKHLLRALLVVVILTAGAFWFSDFIFNELIMGPKNPNFWTYRMMCKMAEAWPSLVGSDFCITHIDAKIINTEMAGQFTLQINACVMVGIALGIPYILFELWLFVKPALHANERKSASSFVTFASILFFIGILFGYYIVCPLSVNFLTNFTVSPDIENTFTISSYLSSVATLTIGSGIIFQLPVVIYILSKFGIMTPAFMRSTRRYAAVVILIIAAVVTPTPDILTMLVVALPLFILYELSIFISANIERKRNKELYGVAKIKKS
- the accC gene encoding acetyl-CoA carboxylase biotin carboxylase subunit, producing MFKKILIANRGEIALRIIRTCKEMGIKTVAVYSTADRESLHVRFADEAVCIGPPPSKDSYLSIPNIISAAELTNADAIHPGYGFLSENAKFSSVCRDYGIKFIGATPEQINSMGDKASAKETMKLAGVPTIPGSEGLLENVKEGIRLANEIGYPVILKATAGGGGRGMRVVWKDEDFENAWDSARQESGAAFGNDGLYLEKYIEDPRHIEIQIIGDQYGKACHLSERDCSIQRRHQKLVEEAPSPFMTPELREKMGEAAIKGAIAVQYEGAGTIEFLVDKHRNFYFMEMNTRIQVEHPVTEEVINYDLIKEQIKVASGVPISGKNYMPDMHAIECRINAEDPFNNFRPSPGKITNFHSPGGHGVRVDTHVYAGYQIPPNYDSMIAKLICVAQTREEAISTMERALSEFVIEGVKTTIPFHLKLMKDPNFRAGNFTTKFMETFEFSEG